TGGGCCGGtaggacaccggaaaaaaactcAACGGGCCAAACCTGCTCCCAGTGTGAAGCCTATTCCGTGGCTTCCGACTTCAGTCCATGGCCCCTGACCCGCCCGCAAGAGGAAGAAGGTAGGTGGGGGGGGTTGCTGCTAGGCAGGGGAGCCGGAAGGGGCTTTGCAACTGGGGCAGGGGCCCGGGGGAGTGTGGATACCCCCCAGTTAAATGCTGAATCTGAATAtccagatataaatataaaattatttctttttactcACAAATACCTGAGTGCACAAATTGAAAAGAAACCATGATATACTTGGACCACATCTCAACATCCTTTAGGCTTGAAGTGTAAGGCAACCCCTCCCTTACCTGGTGTCATTGGGACTCTTTGCTGTCTGGAATGGGTGAGGGACTTCACCGCCACCTTCCACACGCTGACTATCATAGTCGACGTGTGGATtcaggtatgtttgtgtaaaaataaaataaatttatgttTATATCTGGAAGTCCAGACAACGTGTACGTGCTTTTTTCCACCTAATCCCCAAcatgaaataaaagcaaaacagaGGTCCAATCGGAGATCCCACAACCTCAAACTCTCTCAATAGTCTCCCAGAAAAAACTGATATTGGCTCCAGCGTGAAGCGatacatactaaaaaaaaacagttattttaaaggcATTCATtatgaaatgtgtatttttaccAAGAATATTTTCTTTCCATGAGTACAGGATTTAAGACAAAAGCTTTGTCGTATTTACCCTCTCAGTAAGGCCATGTTGAACGTTGGTGGGGCATGGTGCAACAGAACTCTTCTGGGTCCAGTTATCTGTTTAAATGTTGGACTGTCTGACCCATTGAGCTTTTGGTGCAGCCAATTTGTAACTGTTAGTGGCTACTGTCAGTTGAATTTTAACCAAAAGGCTGCAGACTGGATGTAATGGTCATCATCTTGCGCTATTGACTCCATCTTTCCCAACCAATAAATATATAACCCATCTATTCTCCCTAGATGCTTTGTAGAGCTCTTTTGTGTGTTTGATCCATAGTGGCTGGCCATATTTTAATTCTGTCAATACAGCTCGATCCTACCATGAGAATGGGGTCCGTACCTTCTACATATGAATTAAATACTAGTTTAATGCTGCCTAAGTAGAAATAGCAAGTGAACCCTGACCCAGAACCAGAGTTTTCTGTTATCCCTTACTTCACACACTGCCTTGAACCAAGTGGAGCATACCTTAAAGGAGatttaaagcctaactaaaaaagtagtctagaaatgttgtacattatgttttgcgcttctgtactagcccaaggcaaccacagccctttagcagtaaagatctgtgtctccaaagatgccccagtagctccccatcttcttttctgctgattcactgcacatgctctgtgctgctgtcacttactaagcttagggagccactcacaatatgcagtacacatagaatagaaatgtcacaatataaggctgattagtaattaatacagataattactacatggcagcacagaaaccagtgcaattagcatcagaatttaataatcagccctgtagcatcagcttatattacagacaaacctcattttctgctggataattagtgacgacccctaagcttagcttctcaacagccaatcagagcccactgagcatgtgagtgtcacagacactttccaagatggtgaccccctgtgacaagtttgaagtcctggatcattgctgctattgacaagctgaaactttaggctggtgcaataagttcagtatataaaagatggcatttctagccacattcattttagggtttagttctccttgaataACATCTCATTCCATGTTACTGATGAGAAAAGCTACTATAAGAAAGCTACAATAAGTACAGTAAattggttttatattttatggaATGTTTCTGAAAGCCAtctaaaataaaatttataaaaatattgaaaaagaagaaagaatacGTAGTCTCCTAGAAGTATAGAATGAATACTTAAAATAGATGTTAAATGTGCTGTGAGCAAACTGCAAGGGACCAGAGTTACTCCATATTCGTTGTAtttcacacatcaaaaaaatgtttgtgttttctaTCTTTGTGTTAAGTTGCTGTCTGTGTATAATTGTAAATCTTCTCTGTgtttgtttggcagtatatcGCCTTAGCTTCCCTATTCTTCATACTCATCTCCATCACAACGTTCTGCCTTGAGACCCATGAGGCATTTAATGATGTCAACAACAAGACTGAGGTCTTCACACAAGGCAACATCACTAAGACGGAGACCATATTGGAAATGGAGACTGCGCCTTTTCTCAATTACGTAGAAGGCATTTGTGTGATCTGGTTCACTTTTGAGTTTCTAATACGTGTTATTTTCTGCCcagataaaatggagttcattaaaagcagcttAAACATTATAGActttgtggccattttacccttCTACTTGGAAATTGGCTTGAGTGGCTTGTCTTCCAAAGCAGCCAAGGATGTTCTCGGTTTCCTTCGGGTTGTTCGATTTGTTAGGATCCTGAGAATCTTTAAGCTCACTCGCCATTTTGTTGGGCTCAGGGTTCTTGGCCACACTCTACGAGCCAGTACAAATGAGTTTCTCCTTCTTATCATATTTTTGGCACTTGGAGTTTTAATCTTCGCTACCATGATATACTACGCCGAAAGGATTGGTGCTGACCCAGATGACATCACTGGAAGTAAGCACACCTACTTCAAAAACATCCCAATAGGGTTTTGGTGGGCTGTCGTAACTATGACAACTTTGGGATATGGGGACATGTACCCAATGACTTGGTCTGGCATGTTGGTGGGTGCTCTTTGTGCTTTGGCAGGTGTGCTAACTATTGCTATGCCAGTCCCTGTTATTGTCAACAATTTTGGAATGTACTACTCCCTTGCTATGGCTAAGCAAAAGCTaccaaagaaaaagaataaacatattcccCGACCTCCTCTACCTGGATCACCCAATTACTGTAAACCAGACTTGCAGTCTCCACATAGAAGTGCTCAAGGAGATGCCTGCCCTTTAGCTCAGGAGGAAATCATTGAGATCAACAGAGCAGGTAAGAATAAACAAATTACTGTCAAGGGCATTCAAGGTCACTGGCAGTTAACTGTACAAAATAAGGGGAGAGGTAATGAGGGACTTGATATATAACTGGAGAAAGCCATATTCTGATCAATAATACACTCATATATGGAAGATTATGTGCACTTTATTGAAGACTTTGGTGTAAACGACCCAGGGCAGTATGGAGATACTAATATCATAAAGTAATATATGGGCACCATGTTATTCAGAAGTAAGATTTTTACAATATGCAGTATTCCATCCTTAGAGCTACTCATATTTCTGTATAGTAGGTGATGTTTTGGAACGCACTCAGTGTGTCATTAATGTGTTCATTAATTTGTTGTCTCAGCAAGCTGATGCCCTTACTATCTCATTCTTGGAGTATGAAGCCTAGCTAATAATGTCGTTAGcttactatataataataataataataataataataataataataatcaagcaAAGGGATCCAACAAGCCAGAATATTAATCAATTGCATTTGACTGCTAGATATCATTCTTCTGTTTAAAACTTAATTTTGTGTTGACATCATCAAGCCAAAATAACTCATTTAAGTGCTGAAAATGGGTGGgcattttctttaaacaaaatgcCATTTGCCccctttttatgctttttttatgcAGGAGGCAAAATTTGTGCCTGACTTTAAATGGTGCACTGGTAGGTTCATTGTGTCTCTGATATGGGGTGCAGAGATTTGTGCTTAGTCAAGGCATGTGTTAGGAGTATGGATCCCTTGCATCACACCTTGCTCCCTTGCCTTGTGTCTcttggagaaaaggcacaaataATAAGTTGGAAAACTACATTATTGTAGATGAACACAAGCAGGTACAGGCTTTGTGGCCTAGAGGGACATTTTAGGCCTCCTGCATTTCAGGGAGTCCAAAGGGTAATGGCACCCATTATTGCAGACACATGGTCATAGATGGAGAGGTTTTTGCAGATCATGAAACCGTAGACTTCTTAATGGATATTAATGGTTATTACTTATTATAACGCATACAATTCAGCAGTTCTATGCTACAGAACTGATTATTACTGATGACATCTTGAAACACCTTTTATAAGaatactgtatctttaaaggTTATAATGTGTGTATTATTTTATAGATTATTATAGattattttatagatatttatataggGGAGCAGTGAAAAGGTTTAGTGAGTGATTGAATACGAACAGGAGCAGAGTCAGGTAAGTGGTTATCATGAGTACGGAGTGAGTTGGCAAAGAGGGCAAATCCAATCACATCAACAGGAGATTCAAACAGGGGTATGCCCCATAGCCAAAAGGTTTCTTCACTGAGTTTGTTACAGCAATCTAAATTAAAAGTATTAGAGAGACAATAAACCTGCACTTCTGACTGGGCTCTTTTCTCGTGTGGTGTGGATCATATTGTAGCAACTGTTGAATTTAGATAAAAGCATTTGTTAGAAAATGAAGGCTTCAACCAAGAACAATTATTTTAtatctagaggcacatttactaagcccgagtgaaggattcgaagtaaaaagaacttcgaatttcgaagtatttttttgggtacttcgaccatcgtataggctactacgacttcaacttcgattcgaactaaaaatcgttcgactattcgaccattcgatacttcgaagtactgtctctttaaaaaaaactttgactacatacttcggtagtttaaacctaccgaggtacaatgttggcctatggggaccttccccatcagttttctaaggtttttttgatcaaaggaaaatccttcgatcgatcgattaaaatccttcgaatcgttcgattctaaggatttcattgttcattgatcgaacgatttttccttcaatctttcgatcgtaggatttgcagtaaatacttctaattcgatatttgaattcgtaggatttgacttcgagggtcaaattcgagggtttattaaccttcgatattcgacccttagttaatgtgccccctagtgtttgtaATATTCAGGATGAGGATTAAGTACTTCCTCGTCTTCTCAGAATAGAAAGGGGTCTGTAATATATACAGTTGTATAATACAACTGTAATATACAACCAGGAAGATAACCAGTGTGATATTAGTATAAAGGTGACCATTTATTGGCAGTCATTAGCTATAGATGGGAGCAGAATTAAAAACCTACCCAAAACTTAGCTAAATATCTATTGGACATGCTTGAAAAACCTGTCAGGCAAGGACTGTATTCAGGGCCACAATAGGCCACAATTATCAGACAGAGTGGGTCATGGGGGGCATATCTattgcagagagagcaattgtgctctcttgcactagaagagcctaaTGTCCGgtctaaaaaacagaaataagtctcttaccccaatatgtaataaaaggcactaagtttgcccaggagtagagacccatagcaaccaataaaatgttatattttatacaggtgaccagtaaatgctacctgctgattggttgctataggttactgctcctgggcaacttaagtgccctttaaagtaatttgtaGGGAAATGCTGCCTGAGGCAAAGTTCTTACCTCGGTCAGTTGCAGTTGTTTATTATGTTTGTTATCTCAAATCGAGACAACATTCTGATTAGAACAGATGATATCCTGGATAAATCAGTTTAACTGATACATCATGTAAGCAGTGAGAAAGTAATTGGTGATCTTTGCCTTTATTGCTACGTGTATGTGGCTAAAAAATGTGGCCTGAGATGCTGCAGAGGCTTTAGAATAATTGGTCCGCACTGGGTTTTTTGGTTAGAGAAGAGGTAGCaataaaattttttggtgttactgttccttggaAGTTTCACACCAGTAAACCCATGGGGGTTAAGTGCCAAGCCACAGTCCCTCAGTTAAAGAGAGCAGATCATCATATACTTAGGCAGGCACTCACAGGCAGAAACCTAAGGACAGGCCAATATATTTAGGAAACACTTTCAAGACAGTCACATACATACAATGCATACAATACACATTTTGTGTCATGTGTCATATGTCTATGCTTAAGGGCCTGGAAGCGGGGAACACATAAGACTAAgctgtaattaaaggaacagtaacaccaaaaaatgaaagtcttttaaagtatcTCAAATATAATCTACTGTAacactgcactggtaaagctggtgtgCTTGTTCCAGAAAagctattatagtttatataaacaagctgctgtgtagccatgggggcagccattcaaggctgaagaaggagaaaaggcacaggatacacagtagataacagataagctctgtagtagaCAATGGAATTCCTGAGAACACACCtgttgtatcctgtgcttaaatggctgcccccatggctacacagcagcttgtttttataaactatagtagtacttatctgttatctactgtgtatcctgtgcttaaatgactgcccctatggctacacagcagcttgtttatataaactatagtagtacttatctgttatctactgtgtatcctgtgcttgaatggctgcccccatggctacacagcagcttgtttatataaactatagttgtgtttctgaagcaaacacactaggtTTACCGGTGAAGGGCAAccgtacattattttttaattcctttcaaacactttcatttctcggtgttactgttcctttcagtatatttttttccgtttttaattttaaaaaaaacaaacttttttttatccagcaaCTTTCAGGAGTGGAATTTCCACAGTCATCTGGTCACTATGGTTTAGTTATCCTAGCATAATCCTAGGATAATCAGGTGGGAAAATGCAGCGATTGTGTTTACATGAGTTATGTTTCCGCTTCAACATGAAAATccataaatctacccctaaaagttaatgtaagggTGAACATCCACTTTAAGGGCAAATACAGTAGCTGGAGATGTAAGTGAAGGATAAAAGTAGATGTGTTGGAGTCTCTCCATTATTCTCACGACCATCAGCAGTTGCAAGTCCCAAACACTACTGAAATACTTGCACAAAGCCAAATCAACCTGAATTCTCTGgcaaaagaaataggaaatgaaatCACAGACAATGCACGATCATGCACAAAGTCTGATTACATGGGATGTCAAGGTTTCCCCCACTGCAATCATCAAAACATAAAGGCTCATAGGCACACAGAATACCCAGTGATTTGTCAGCAATTAGCAGAATTAGATGGAAAGCAAAACTCTTGTTTGAAGATGGAAAAGCAATATCATGTCAGCCCAAGTACAGCAGCATCTGTGCGAGCCTATAATTTAagagaataaaatatgaatttgtttatTATACCACGAAACATTGTGAACTGCCGACAATTAAAGAATTTAAATTGAAAGATAATGAATAATTCAACCTCAAAAGCAATGATCTAATATACTGCAGTGCAGCTCAGCCAAGGGCACGCATGAAGAATATATTTTTCTCTTGTGACTTAGGGGGCGaatcactaacttcgagtgaaggattcgaaggtaaaaaacgttccaatttcgaagttttttttgggctactttgaccatcgaatgggctacttcgaactttgaCTATGactacgatcgaaggattcgaagtaaaaatcgtttgactattcgaccattcgatagtcgaagtactgtctctttaaaaaaaacttcaaccccctagttcgccacctaaaagctaccgaagtcaatgttagcctatggggaaggtccccataggcttggctaactatttttgatcgaaggatattccttcgatcgttggattaaaatccttcgaatcgttcgattcaaaggattttatcgttcgaccgaaggaattatccttcgatcgaactatctgcgctaaatccttcgactttgatattcgaagtcgaaggatttcaattcccagtcgaatatcgagggttaattaaccctcgatattcgacccttggtgaatcggccccttatattTTATTGGGAAGAATTTTTaggtttacaaaacaaaaaaaccattgacatctaattagaaaaaaaagagatcTGTGTTAATGTGTAATTATGTTTCACTATAATATTTAATGAGGTAGTTTTACAGATTATATACCAATAGTCAGTCAAACGTGTCATTGATACATATTGATGTTACTGATAATCAGTATATGGATGTCTGATATCTAGAACTTTGTCAGTTTCATGTCTTTGTTCACAATAGGAGAGAATTTTTATGAGACCTCTCAGACATAGCATTTTTGATGTGATATCTGGGAAACAATGGAACCAGACCAGCAACTGTctcatttaagatggccatacatgcaccgatattatcgtacaaaacaagTGTTCGTATGATATCCGGTACATGAATGGTGGGGAACAAGCCTACCAATATCGGACGAAGGCTTGGATATCTGTCGGCACCCAGGTGGTGCCTTTGAAGGTAACTGAACATCGaaactgttaaggtggccatagatgtaacaattacaatcttacctgaaaaagatcttTACAACACAAAGATTCTTTGTTTCAACAAACAGCttaatcgtcagatatacaggtaaaatgctattgtttctacctgtatatatgacGATTCAAAGTGTGTATTAGAAAGAACgaactttcttggaaagatcttttccagaaaagaccgtaattgttacgtctatggccacctttagtcatgtGTGGGCCGACCCAAAGGTTGGGTGGGTTCAGGTCGACTTCTGCACAAAGTTGGGTGATCTACTATTGTCCCGCTTCCGCTGgacctgctcctttttacatacTCGCGTCCCCTTCTGTGATGTCACAGCAGGGCAGACACGGCTACATAAATATGAGCACTCGTGACTCTGCGGGTTAGGATCAGGTTCTCAGTTGTACAATTTCATTAAAGTTATGAAGTATGGTGCCACCAGTTCAGATTCAGACTACGTATGCTGCTCCATTTATGATTAGATTATAGAGCCTCCAGTGCTTTTAGAATTTTAACAGGGATTATTACTGGTTaggtttcatataaataaataatttcggAAGGGTGTTTACTTGGATTGCAGCTATCCGTCTGAACCTTGATCTAATCTAATGTTTAGACCATTTGAAAAGGGTAGCACTTTAAAACTGTTAAAATGAAGATCATACAATGAGTTATACATGGAGATCACATAAGTATGGAAGTAATTTTGCCTTCCATttataattcaaataattcataattcaAAGAATTAAAATTCATAACTTTGAGGTTTGCAAGCTTATATGCGGATAAATTACTGTACTCATCTAATATAGGGAGAACTGGCAGACAAATTAGGCGATTAGTCAATCTGCAAAGAATGCTATCTTTAATTGCACTGATTTAAGAGTTACCCTTGATGTATTGGTGTCATCCCTAAGTGCAGCTGCTAAGGGGTTAAGAACCTAAAACAGTGAAAGGGGATATTCCTGTTTGATACTATTAGATATTGGAATGGTCTTTGAGAGTTTTAAGTAAGTTGAAATGATATAGAGGTACTGCAAACCTGAAAATATGAACTGGAAAATGTAAGATATTTCAAAATGGTAAAGTAGTAGAACTTGTCAGGAGAGTCAGTGAACTGGTTGGCAGCCATAATAAACCCTAGTTGATCTCTATGTATTAGTTTAGGAATAATTAGGGCTAATCCTAATATTTTTTAGTACAATTGTAAACATGAgttttagggggtgatttataaatgttcaaattcaaatttttgccacaatttgaaCTTATTTGCTTGAAAAATTTGAAGGCAAATAAAAGCTTGCGCattcctgtagaagtcaacgggttttgtcctaggcaaaatttaagccatttttaaaagtttttcaagGTACtggagtttttttaataaaaggttcttttttaattgtgagttgATTTGAAAATTTGGCGAAAATACggtggcgtccatttttttgacggcggcaaattttcacagcggtttcgcgaatttatttgccggtggcgaatcacgggaattcccCGCGAATTGGCaaagggtgaataaattcgcccatcactacacactaaCTTATAATAAGTGTGGGGATATTAGACCTGATGTCCTGCCATTTGGCAAGTTTTAATTCTATTTTCTCAGAAGTAATTAGTGACTggcgaatttgttccgtttcggtttgccgaaaaattatcaaatttagcaaaacggcgaaaaataaaTGAGacacgaattttgatgcccgcattaATTTTGACCCcttcattcaagtcaatggggtaaatttatcaaagagtgatgttccgccactagagtgaaattccgcagctctcaattcatttctatgggatttagaaaggcgtatttatcaatgggtgaaagtgaaagttcaccctttgatgaatacgcctttaaaaatcccatagaaatgaatggagagtggcggaatttcactctagtggtggaacttcactattaacttcactctttgatagacTTTTGACGACGGCGaatttttcgcgggcgtttcacgaatttattcgctggcggcgaatcgcgcaaattcgccgcgaattcgcgcctggtgaatcaattcgcccatcactacagttgaGATGTTTAGATTTTCTTTGGGCAGGTTGTGGGCTGCTTGGTCTGGAAAAGGGTAAGGGCCATGGCACACGGAGAGATCTGTTCTACAGTGGATGTCAAAACTCCAGAAAAAGACCATTCCTttgcaatgttccctttaattccttCTCGACTATGTGTGCAAAACAAATTGATTGTGTGCACATTTAAAACTATGTGTGCCAGAATAAGGCCAGAccagaataaatgcaaattttAGTGTTTTCACACTAATTTTCTTTGTGCACacaacaatttgttgtgtgcgctggcTTCAAAATTTGTGTGCGCATGCATGTGcccacagcttagagggaacattgcttctTTCGTATTTTCCCACAAATGAGCCAGATTGCCACGAGCAATAGGTTTTACTTGAAGCAATCTTAATATTattcaggcatgggatccgttatcagtaaacccattatcctgaaattacggaaaggccatctcccatagacttcattttaaacaaacaaataaataattaaattgaagtaaattaaatcaattaaataaaatactgatttcctttttctctgtacaggtatgaaaaccattatctggaaacccgttaaagcttcgaattacagacagcctgtctcccattgactccattttatgcaaaacatcaaaaatattttaaacaatttcccttttttatgtaataataacacaatagcttgtacttgatcccaactaagatataattaattcttattggaaacaaaaccagcctattgggtttatttaatatttacatgattttctagtagacttaagatatgaagatccaaattatccagcaaaaccccaggtcccgagcattctggataacaggtcccatacctgttataatagaacagtactttgtacttcatcccaactaagatataatgaatccttattaaaggcaaaacaatcctattgacaTCACTTCTAAATTTCTGAGATTATATCACAGGAGTTGTCTTTAGGCATGTTGTGTCTGTGGGGTAAGCATATTGTAGAATTATAaggggcgattcactaacttcgagtgaaagattcgaagttaaaaaacgttgaatttcaaagttttttttgggctacttcgaccatcgaatggactacttcgactacgtctacgactttgaatcgaaggattcgaagtaaaaatcgttcgactattcgaccattcgatagtcgaagtactgtctctttaaaaaaacgtcgaccccctagttcgccatctaaaagctaccgaagtcaatgttagcctatggggaaggtccccataggcttggctaactttttttgatcgaagcatattccttcgatcgttggatttaaatccttcgaatcgttcgattcgaaggatttaatcattcgatcgaaggaagtatccttcgatcgtttgaacgAACTatctgctctaaatccttcgacttcgttattcgaagtcgaaggattttaattcctagtcgaatatcgagggttaattaaccctcgatattcgacccttagtgaatcggcccctaagtatattagcaaatttactaaccagtatgaaaaaaaaatactttttgggtGTCTGACGGTCAAAGGGGGCGAATTTTATGGATAAGAATAGCTACTCATGCCTTCTTATTGGGGCCTGTGCCATAATAATCTGTTGGATATATTTTTTAGTTAAT
This sequence is a window from Xenopus laevis strain J_2021 chromosome 7S, Xenopus_laevis_v10.1, whole genome shotgun sequence. Protein-coding genes within it:
- the kcnc1.S gene encoding potassium channel, voltage gated Shaw related subfamily C, member 1 S homeolog (The RefSeq protein has 1 substitution compared to this genomic sequence) — protein: MGKNEDSDKIVINVGGIRHETYRSTPKTLPGTRLSWLTEPDAFSNFDYDPKTDEFFFDRHPQVFACVLNYYRTGKLHCPSDVCGPLYEEELAFWGIDETDVEACCWMNYRQHRDAEEALDSFETPEPEEEEDGDLKRLCLQEDGRKLGWWKRLRPKVWALFEDPYSSKYARYIALASLFFILISITTFCLETHEAFNDVNNKTEVFTQGNITKTETILEMETAPFLNYVEGICVIWFTFEFLIRVIFCPDKMEFIKSSLNIIDFVAILPFYLEIGLSGLSSKAAKDVLGFLRVVRFVRILRIFKLTRHFVGLRVLGHTLRASTNEFLLLIIFLALGVLIFATMIYYAERIGADPDDITGSKHTYFKNIPIGFWWAVVTMTTLGYGDMYPMTWSGMLVGALCALAGVLTIAMPVPVIVNNFGMYYSLAMAKQKLPKKKNKHIPRPPLPGSPNYCKPDLQSPHRSAQGDACPLAQEEIIEINRADSKQNGDAANAALANEDCPTIDQALSPEEKSPITPGGRERYNRDRACFLLTTGDFAHSPDGNIRKGYEKSRSLNSIAGMSGNMLRLSPISTPFGSPSAVRRPRSPIPSIL
- the kcnc1.S gene encoding potassium channel, voltage gated Shaw related subfamily C, member 1 S homeolog isoform X3 — translated: MISSVCVSSFRGRKSGNKPPSKSCLKGNMGKNEDSDKIVINVGGIRHETYRSTLKTLPGTRLSWLTEPDAFSNFDYDPKTDEFFFDRHPQVFACVLNYYRTGKLHCPSDVCGPLYEEELAFWGIDETDVEACCWMNYRQHRDAEEALDSFETPEPEEEEDGDLKRLCLQEDGRKLGWWKRLRPKVWALFEDPYSSKYARYIALASLFFILISITTFCLETHEAFNDVNNKTEVFTQGNITKTETILEMETAPFLNYVEGICVIWFTFEFLIRVIFCPDKMEFIKSSLNIIDFVAILPFYLEIGLSGLSSKAAKDVLGFLRVVRFVRILRIFKLTRHFVGLRVLGHTLRASTNEFLLLIIFLALGVLIFATMIYYAERIGADPDDITGSKHTYFKNIPIGFWWAVVTMTTLGYGDMYPMTWSGMLVGALCALAGVLTIAMPVPVIVNNFGMYYSLAMAKQKLPKKKNKHIPRPPLPGSPNYCKPDLQSPHRSAQGDACPLAQEEIIEINRADSKQNGDAANAALANEDCPTIDQALSPEEKSPITPGGRERYNRDRACFLLTTGDFAHSPDGNIRKALINH
- the kcnc1.S gene encoding potassium channel, voltage gated Shaw related subfamily C, member 1 S homeolog isoform X2; protein product: MISSVCVSSFRGRKSGNKPPSKSCLKGNMGKNEDSDKIVINVGGIRHETYRSTLKTLPGTRLSWLTEPDAFSNFDYDPKTDEFFFDRHPQVFACVLNYYRTGKLHCPSDVCGPLYEEELAFWGIDETDVEACCWMNYRQHRDAEEALDSFETPEPEEEEDGDLKRLCLQEDGRKLGWWKRLRPKVWALFEDPYSSKYARYIALASLFFILISITTFCLETHEAFNDVNNKTEVFTQGNITKTETILEMETAPFLNYVEGICVIWFTFEFLIRVIFCPDKMEFIKSSLNIIDFVAILPFYLEIGLSGLSSKAAKDVLGFLRVVRFVRILRIFKLTRHFVGLRVLGHTLRASTNEFLLLIIFLALGVLIFATMIYYAERIGADPDDITGSKHTYFKNIPIGFWWAVVTMTTLGYGDMYPMTWSGMLVGALCALAGVLTIAMPVPVIVNNFGMYYSLAMAKQKLPKKKNKHIPRPPLPGSPNYCKPDLQSPHRSAQGDACPLAQEEIIEINRADSKQNGDAANAALANEDCPTIDQALSPEEKSPITPGGRERYNRDRACFLLTTGDFAHSPDGNIRKENYKESPVLVRYMQAEAVTVN
- the kcnc1.S gene encoding potassium channel, voltage gated Shaw related subfamily C, member 1 S homeolog isoform X1: MISSVCVSSFRGRKSGNKPPSKSCLKGNMGKNEDSDKIVINVGGIRHETYRSTLKTLPGTRLSWLTEPDAFSNFDYDPKTDEFFFDRHPQVFACVLNYYRTGKLHCPSDVCGPLYEEELAFWGIDETDVEACCWMNYRQHRDAEEALDSFETPEPEEEEDGDLKRLCLQEDGRKLGWWKRLRPKVWALFEDPYSSKYARYIALASLFFILISITTFCLETHEAFNDVNNKTEVFTQGNITKTETILEMETAPFLNYVEGICVIWFTFEFLIRVIFCPDKMEFIKSSLNIIDFVAILPFYLEIGLSGLSSKAAKDVLGFLRVVRFVRILRIFKLTRHFVGLRVLGHTLRASTNEFLLLIIFLALGVLIFATMIYYAERIGADPDDITGSKHTYFKNIPIGFWWAVVTMTTLGYGDMYPMTWSGMLVGALCALAGVLTIAMPVPVIVNNFGMYYSLAMAKQKLPKKKNKHIPRPPLPGSPNYCKPDLQSPHRSAQGDACPLAQEEIIEINRADSKQNGDAANAALANEDCPTIDQALSPEEKSPITPGGRERYNRDRACFLLTTGDFAHSPDGNIRKAVNACTPSPQHDDWYKQDVDLLHDLNANAASWIKQ